The genomic stretch GATAGAGGAACTTTACAAAAAGGGACAGCCTGTCCTTGTAGGGACTCGCTCGATTGAAAAATCCGAAAGATTATCGAAAATGCTAAAGAGAGTGGGCATTCCACATAATGTGCTTAACGCAAAATACCATGAAAGAGAAGCCGAAATTATTAAGGACGCAGGGCAATACAAGGCTGTTACGATTGCAACAAATATGGCAGGACGTGGTGTCGATATAAAACTTGGAGAAGGCGTTGCCGAATTAGGTGGCCTTTTTATACTTGGAACTGAGCGGCATGAGGCAAGAAGAATCGATAATCAATTGAGAGGACGTTCAGGAAGGCAGGGAGACCCAGGAGAGTCTCAGTTCTATTTGTCTCTTGAGGATGAATTGATGAGGCTTTTTGGCGGAGACCAGGTGAAAAGCCTCTTAACAACTCTTAAAGTTGACGAAGATGAGCCTATCGAACATCCTTTATTATCTCGTATAATTGAAAATGCTCAAAAGAAGGTTGAAGCATATAACTTTAGCATCAGAAAAAATCTTCTTGATTATGATAATGTTCTTGAAAAACAGAGGGAAGTTATTTATAAGGAAAGAGAAAAAATATTGAAAGAGCCATCCATAAGAGAAGAGATAATAGATATGATAAAAGAAGTTATACGTGTTACCATTTCCGCCCACTTTGTTGAGGATGAACTTGATGATGATAGACGGTCAGAACTTGAAAAAGCATTAAGTAACCTTTTGGGAAGAAATATCAAACTTGAAAATGCTAACACTATAAAAAGAGAAGCGTTGATTGAAAGCGTAGAAGATCTTGCCCTAAAACTATATGAAGAAAAAGAAATGCGTTTCACACCAGAAATAATGAGAAATGTGGAAAAGTACCTTCTTTTAAGGAATATTGACTCAAATTGGAAAGACCACCTTTATGCCATGGACGAATTAAAAGAGGGTATCGGTTTGCGTGCCTATGGACAAAAAGATCCACTTCTTGAATACCAGATAGAAAGCAGAGCTCTTTTTGATGCTATGCTTGATAGGATTAAATACGATACTGTTTTTATGCTCTATAGAGTGGAACTTTCGAAAGAAGAGCCGAAGGATAATAAAAAAGAAGAACACAAGAAAAAGAAAAGATGATAACAGACGAAACAAAGAGAGAAGCATTAGAAACAATTGAGAAAATAAATTCTCTCCTTGACCCCGAATGGCTAAAAGAGCGGGAACAAAAAATTAAAGATATTGAATCAAGGACGGTTAATCCTGATTTTTGGAAGGATCCACAGTCAAAAGAGATTCTAAAACTTCTATCAATAACAAAAAAAGAGGTTTCAAAATTCAAAGAACTCGAAAACTTGAAAAACGATCTTGAAACCATGCTTGAACTTTATGAAGAGTCCGAAGAGCACCTTGATAATGAACTTAGAGAGTTTTTGAAAAATGCGAATAATCTTGCAAAAGAGTTTGAAATAGAGAGGTTCTTAAATGACCCTTACGACGATCTTAATGCTTTTGTTTCCTTTTCTGCAGGCGCAGGCGGTGTGGATGCACAGGACTGGACAGAGATGCTTCTTAAAATGTACTTAAGATTTTTTGAGAAAAAAGGGTTTGAAGCAAAAATAATCGACCAAACAGTTGGTGAAGAAGCAGGTATTAAAAGTGCGACAGTCTATGTCAAAGGAGAGTTCGTATACGGACTTCTCAAGGGAGAGTCAGGAGTTCATAGGCTTGTCCGTATATCTCCCTTTGATGCAAACAAGAGAAGACACACCTCATTTGCACTTGTTGAGGTTGTTCCTGATTTAGGGGATGTTGAAGATGTTGAGATTGATGAAAAAGACCTTAAGATTGAGATATTTAGAGCAAGCGGTCATGGCGGACAGAATGTTCAAAAAGTAGAAACAGCCGTAAGAATAACCCATATTCCGACAGGTATAACCGCAACCTGCCAGGACGAACGCTCCCAATCGCAGAACAAGGCAATGGCTTTGAAGATTTTAAAATCAAGATTGCTTCTTCTTGAAAAGAAAAAGCAGGAAGAAACATTAAAGGGTATTAAGGGTGAATTTCGCTCTATTGAGTGGGGAAATGAAATTCGTTCCTATGTCCTGCAACCATACAAACTCGTTAAAGACCACAGGACTGGCGTTGAAATTGGAAATGTCACCGAAGTTTTAGAAGGAGAACTTGATGAGTTCATCTGGGCTTACCTTAAATCAAAGAAATAGAATCTTTGAAACTTTTAAAGAAGTTTTGGGTATCTTTATTGGATCTTTAATATATGCGATTGCTATCGATATTTTTATTCAGCCAAACCACATAGCACCAGGTGGTTTTATAGGTATTGCTATTATTTTAAACCACTATATCCCACTCTTGAAGGTAGGTACAACTGTTGTTTTAATGAATATTCCTCTTTTAATTTTGGGATTGCGAAGGATCGGGCTTAAATTTTTCTTTGGGACAATCCTTGGAACAATTCTTTCCTCTATTTTGATTGATATCCTTGCACCCTTTTTGCCTGTCTTTAACACTGACCCAATGCTTGCCGCTCTTTATGGTGGCTTCCTTATGGGTGCAGGTATCGGACTTGTTTTTCGTTTTTATGCATCGACTGGTGGTACTGATTTGCTTGCACAGTTAATCTATGACTTTACGGGTCTCCCTTTTGGTCAAGCATTGATGGTTGTGGATGTTTTGATTATTATTGCTTCTGGCTTTGTATTCAAAGACATAAATATTCCTCTCTATTCTATTATTGCAGAACTTGTTTCTAACTATGCAATTGACCTTGCGCAGGAAGGATTTTTATCATATAAAGTTCTGTTTATAATAACCAAAAAAGGTGGGGAAATTAAAAAGAGGATTTTTGAAGAAATTGGACGAGGAGTAACAGAATTTGAAGTAAGAGGTGGCTATACAAATGAACCAAGAGATCTTCTTTTAGTAGCAGTTTTACATACAGAGGTTATGAAGGTGAAACGTATTGTTGTAGAGACCGATCCCGAGTCTTTCACAATTGTTGGTGATTCCTCTGAAATAATAGGGCAGGGTTTTAAATCGCCGAAGGAGAGGCTATGATTGAGTTAAGAAATGTTTCAAAAATTTATCCAAATGGAACTATTGCTCTTGATAAGGTAAACTTAAAATTTAACAAGGGCGATTTTGTTATACTTATGGGGGAATCAGGTGCGGGCAAAACGACACTTTTGAAGATAATAAGAGGAGATGAAGAGCCAACAGAAGGTGAAGTGCTTTTCGAGAATGAGAATGTTCTCAAATACAACAAAACGCTTTTGAGAAGGAAAATTGGTTTTGCCTTTCAGGATTTAACTTTAATAGAGGATAGAACTGTATTTGACAATGTCTCTTTACCTTTGCAATTTAAAGGCGTTGGATTTAAAGAAATTCACAACAAGGTTGAAGGTGCACTGAGCGAAGTAAGATTAAGAGACAAAATGTATAAACTCGTAAAAGAGTTGTCTTATGGGGAAAAACAAAGGGTTTCAATTGCACGAGCCCTGATTTATGAGCCTGAAGTACTTCTTCTTGATGAGCCTACGGGCAATCTTGATATTGACACCGCAAGAGCCGTTTTAAATTTTGTAGAGGCACTTAACGAGCGTGGAACAACTGTTATAATGTCAACTCATCATCTAATCGAATTTGGCAATAAACCAAAAGGCATTATAAAAATAAAAAAAGGAAGGATAGTGGGAAAAGAATATGTATAGGATACTCTATATATTAAGACATACTCTTCTTGTGCTTAAGGAAACAAAAAAGATTGCAATTATTACAGTGCTTTCGCTTCTTGTTGGTATGGTTGCTCTTGGCTCAACCTATATAATCGGCACAAAACTTTTTCAGAGTTCGCTTAGTCTTAAAGAAAAAGTTCGAATTGTTGTATTTTTTAAACAAAACCTTAATAGCACAGATTTGGACTCGACAATTTCAACGATAAGTGCAATTGACGGAGTTAAACATGTTACAGTGACCACACCTGATCAAGCAAAAGAGGAATTTACAAAGATATTCCCTCAGTACAAAGGTATCCTTGATAGCCTTAATAAAAATCCCCTTCCTTATTCTGCAACTGTAGAATTAAGCGATATTACTCTCGGGCGACGAATTTCTGATATTATAAAGGACTTACAAACGGTTGATGTTGTTGTATTTTCAGAAGATACAGCAAATAAAATAAATGATTTAATAAAAGTTGTTTATCTTATTTTTGTTTCAGTTATGCTTGCTGTTCTTGCCGAATTTATATTTACCGTTCAAAACACGACGACGCTTTTGCTTGACTACAGAAGAAATGATATAAGGGTCTTAAGGTTAATCGGCGCTGACGCAACATTTACATTTCTACCGTTTATTTTAATTGTAGTCGTTCTCAACCTTTTGTCCTGGTGGATTTCTTATTATCTTCTTGATAAAGTTAATGCTTTAAGTAGTGGTATTGTTCAAAGTATCATCCCTTATGCAACTGTTTCTAACAATATTAATTTTTCTCTAACTCTATTCTACATTCTTGCCTTTTCAGTTTTTTCTTCTCTTATAGGAAGCCTTATTTCTATTTCGAGGTTTAGAAATGTTAAGTAGAAGTATATTTCATTTTGTAAAAGTGAATAAAGTTAAATTCATCTCGATTTTAGTTTTAATTACATTGCTTTTTGGTGCTGGAAATGTCCGTTCAGGTCTTGAAGATGAACAGAAGAAACTTGCCCAATACAAGGCACAGCTTGAGCAAATAAAGAAAAACATTGTTAGCATTGATAAATCAACAAAAGAGATTAATGCGTTGGTTGATAGCCTTACAAGCGAGGTTAACTATCTTGAAGCAGAAATTAAGAAGACTCAGGCAAAGATCGATGACTTGAGCAACCAGATTTCATTTAAGGAGAACGAGATAAAAGAAAAAGAAAAGGAAATTGCAAAAAGACAGAGTGAACTTGAACAGGCGGTTAATCTTTCATATAAGCTCACTGCGATAAGTCCGATTGAACTTCTCTACGAGGGCAATGACCCAGAATCTGTTTACAAGAGGATAACCTACGTAAGTTACATATCAGATTATACTGAGAAATTGATGAAACAGGCGGAGATTGACAAAGCACAGCTTGAAAGTTACAAAGCTCAGTTGTCGAAATCAAAAAGCGAATATGAATCTATTCTTAAAGAGAAACAGGAACAAGAAAATATCCTTCTTGAAGAAATCGATATGAAAAATAGGTTACTTGAAACTTTGAAAGAGAAGAAAACATACCTATTGTATAAACAGAGCGAACTTGAAGAAGAGATTGAAAAGGAAGAAGAATTAATTCAAAAACTTATTGAGGAACAGAGAAAGAAAGGTATATATGCAGGCAATTTCATATGGCCTGCAAGAGGTCCAATTACATCTGAATTTGGAATGAGATTTCACCCTATTCTGCATATCTGGAGATTTCATGACGGGATTGATATTGGAATACCAACAGGCACGCCTGTTAAAGCTGCCGCCTCCGGAGAAGTCATTGCAACAAAATGGCTTGAAGGTTATGGTAATGTAGTTATTATTTCTCATGGTCAAAATTTCTCAACACTTTATGCACATCTTAAGAGTTTTGCAGTAAAAGAAGGACAAGAAGTGAAGCAAGGTCAGATTATTGCTTATTCGGATAATACAGGTTGGTCTACAGGTCCGCACTTACACTTTTCTATTTACAAGATCGACCCTAAAACGGGGAAATCGACACCTGTTAACCCAAGAGATTATTTACCATAACTATCTAACGACGGGATAACTAATCTTCCTTCTCTTGCTTGATGGGATGATATTCCACCAAACCCATATTAAAAACTGTTTCAAATATCCAACTTTGTCAAATCTTCTTGTTGAAGTAAATACATTGTTTGTCCACATATAGTAAAATTTTCCAAATTTTTTTGATTGTTTTATAAGCGTAAGGTCTTCGTTAAATGTTAATGTTTCGTCGAATTTAATTCTTTCGAAAATATCCTTTCTTACAATCTGAATAGACATTGAACTCTCACTTACCCATCTTCCAAAATTATAAAAAGAAAACCAGGCTTTTGCTTTAAAAGAGTTATCGAGAGGTCTAAGCGATGTTGCGATTATAACAAGGTTGTCGTTCTTTGTAATTATTTCTTCTAATTCTTTCAAGAAATCTTTTTTAAGGTGTGTATCTGCGTCAAGGAAAATTAGCCACTCTGATTCATCTGAAGCAAGGCTTGCCCCAACATTTTTTGCATAAGAGACGCCGTTTCTATCAAGTTTGATCGTCTTTAAAGGAAGGGTTGTATTTTGCTTAAATTCACTTACTAAGGCGAATGTTTGATCAATTGAACCGTTTTCAACAACAATAACTTCAAATCTATCTTTAGGGTATTCAAGTCCTTCTAAAGTTTTCAGGGTTTGTAAGATATAATTTTCTTCGTTATGAGCAGGTATTATTATTGAAAAGAACAAATGCTTTTCCATTTCTCCCTATTATAACGAATATTTAATAAAAGCAGAAAACTTTTTAAATTGACTATATTGAAATTTTTGATAAAATATTTTTACGCCGTAGATAATTTGAGATATTTTTAATTTAAAAGAGGTGAAAGATATGCAAGATTCAGAAATGTACATAAGGCTTTTAAAAGAAGTTATTGATAACAAATACAGGTTAATACAAGTCCTTATTGATGAAGGGCAGAAGTTGTACAAGTTAAATCCTACAGTGTATAACCCATTTTATGCAGCAGACTTTATTCGGAAAGTACAAGAATATCTTCTGAATAAGGAGAGCGAAAATAGAGAATAAAGTTCTTCTTGCTGTAACAGGTGGCGTTGCAGCATATAAATCTTTAGAACTTCTAAGGCTCCTTGTAAAGAGAGGATTAAAAGTAAAGGTAGTCATAACAAGGGGCGGAGAAAAGTTTGTTGCTCCTTTTTCCTTTTTGTCATTAGGTGCTGAAGAAGTTTTTACTGACGATGATCAGTTTTCTGTTGTTGAAGGCTCTTCTATACATCTTTATCTATCAAGGTGGGCTGATGTAATTGCGGTAGTGCCTGCAACGGCTGATTTTATCGCAAAGGCAACTTCCGGTATTTCCGACAGTTTACTTCTCACAATACTCCTTGCTTCAAAAAAACCAATTCTTATTGCCCCTTCTATGAATGAGAATATGTTTTTGCATCCTGTAACTCAAAAAAACATCGAGACCTTGAAGTCCTATGGCTACAGGATTATAGAACCAGACGAAGGATTTTTAGCCGACCTTGCTAAGGGTAAAGGTAGGTTAAAGGAGCCAGAATATATTTTAGAAGAAATACTTGTTGAATTATCTCCTAAAAAATTAAGTGGCTTAAGAGTTCTTGTTACTTGTGGAGCAACAAGGGAATTTATAGACCCTGTAAGATTTATCACGAATGGCTCATCGGGCAAAATGGGTATTGCTTTTGCTAAGGTTGCAAGAAGGTTTGGGGCTTCTGTTACTCTTATAGCGGCAAATGTTAATGAAAATTTGCCAGGTGGTGTAAAAATTGTAAGAGCAGTAACAACCGAAGATCTATATAATAGGGTCTTAGAAGAGTTAGAAAATGCTGACTTGCTTGTAATGGCTGCCGCACCTTCAGACTATAAACCAAAAGAATTTAATGAAAACAAACTTCCCAAACTCGATACTCTTAATCTTGAACTTGTTTCGACCGTTGATGTTTTAAAAGAGGCATCAAAATACAAAGGTAGTAAGATTTTTGTTGGTTTTGCACTTCAAACTGATAACCTT from Caldisericum sp. encodes the following:
- a CDS encoding YitT family protein — its product is MSSSGLTLNQRNRIFETFKEVLGIFIGSLIYAIAIDIFIQPNHIAPGGFIGIAIILNHYIPLLKVGTTVVLMNIPLLILGLRRIGLKFFFGTILGTILSSILIDILAPFLPVFNTDPMLAALYGGFLMGAGIGLVFRFYASTGGTDLLAQLIYDFTGLPFGQALMVVDVLIIIASGFVFKDINIPLYSIIAELVSNYAIDLAQEGFLSYKVLFIITKKGGEIKKRIFEEIGRGVTEFEVRGGYTNEPRDLLLVAVLHTEVMKVKRIVVETDPESFTIVGDSSEIIGQGFKSPKERL
- a CDS encoding ABC transporter ATP-binding protein yields the protein MIELRNVSKIYPNGTIALDKVNLKFNKGDFVILMGESGAGKTTLLKIIRGDEEPTEGEVLFENENVLKYNKTLLRRKIGFAFQDLTLIEDRTVFDNVSLPLQFKGVGFKEIHNKVEGALSEVRLRDKMYKLVKELSYGEKQRVSIARALIYEPEVLLLDEPTGNLDIDTARAVLNFVEALNERGTTVIMSTHHLIEFGNKPKGIIKIKKGRIVGKEYV
- a CDS encoding peptidoglycan DD-metalloendopeptidase family protein yields the protein MLSRSIFHFVKVNKVKFISILVLITLLFGAGNVRSGLEDEQKKLAQYKAQLEQIKKNIVSIDKSTKEINALVDSLTSEVNYLEAEIKKTQAKIDDLSNQISFKENEIKEKEKEIAKRQSELEQAVNLSYKLTAISPIELLYEGNDPESVYKRITYVSYISDYTEKLMKQAEIDKAQLESYKAQLSKSKSEYESILKEKQEQENILLEEIDMKNRLLETLKEKKTYLLYKQSELEEEIEKEEELIQKLIEEQRKKGIYAGNFIWPARGPITSEFGMRFHPILHIWRFHDGIDIGIPTGTPVKAAASGEVIATKWLEGYGNVVIISHGQNFSTLYAHLKSFAVKEGQEVKQGQIIAYSDNTGWSTGPHLHFSIYKIDPKTGKSTPVNPRDYLP
- the prfB gene encoding peptide chain release factor 2 produces the protein MITDETKREALETIEKINSLLDPEWLKEREQKIKDIESRTVNPDFWKDPQSKEILKLLSITKKEVSKFKELENLKNDLETMLELYEESEEHLDNELREFLKNANNLAKEFEIERFLNDPYDDLNAFVSFSAGAGGVDAQDWTEMLLKMYLRFFEKKGFEAKIIDQTVGEEAGIKSATVYVKGEFVYGLLKGESGVHRLVRISPFDANKRRHTSFALVEVVPDLGDVEDVEIDEKDLKIEIFRASGHGGQNVQKVETAVRITHIPTGITATCQDERSQSQNKAMALKILKSRLLLLEKKKQEETLKGIKGEFRSIEWGNEIRSYVLQPYKLVKDHRTGVEIGNVTEVLEGELDEFIWAYLKSKK
- a CDS encoding glycosyltransferase, producing MEKHLFFSIIIPAHNEENYILQTLKTLEGLEYPKDRFEVIVVENGSIDQTFALVSEFKQNTTLPLKTIKLDRNGVSYAKNVGASLASDESEWLIFLDADTHLKKDFLKELEEIITKNDNLVIIATSLRPLDNSFKAKAWFSFYNFGRWVSESSMSIQIVRKDIFERIKFDETLTFNEDLTLIKQSKKFGKFYYMWTNNVFTSTRRFDKVGYLKQFLIWVWWNIIPSSKRRKISYPVVR
- the coaBC gene encoding bifunctional phosphopantothenoylcysteine decarboxylase/phosphopantothenate--cysteine ligase CoaBC, which codes for MRRAKIENKVLLAVTGGVAAYKSLELLRLLVKRGLKVKVVITRGGEKFVAPFSFLSLGAEEVFTDDDQFSVVEGSSIHLYLSRWADVIAVVPATADFIAKATSGISDSLLLTILLASKKPILIAPSMNENMFLHPVTQKNIETLKSYGYRIIEPDEGFLADLAKGKGRLKEPEYILEEILVELSPKKLSGLRVLVTCGATREFIDPVRFITNGSSGKMGIAFAKVARRFGASVTLIAANVNENLPGGVKIVRAVTTEDLYNRVLEELENADLLVMAAAPSDYKPKEFNENKLPKLDTLNLELVSTVDVLKEASKYKGSKIFVGFALQTDNLIENAKRKLEEKNLDYIVANDTSNIGGYYGKIVLIDRNGILGEFEGDKESIAEFVLSKIFKF